Within Cygnus atratus isolate AKBS03 ecotype Queensland, Australia unplaced genomic scaffold, CAtr_DNAZoo_HiC_assembly HiC_scaffold_103, whole genome shotgun sequence, the genomic segment GCTGGCACGGCACCGTAAGATCGTGGAGCCTGAAGTGGTTGGAGAAAGCGATTCTGAGGTGGAGGGCGAAGCATGGCGCCTGGAGCGAGAGGACACCagcgaggaggaagaggaagagatcGACGATGAGGTACGCTCGCGTTGCTGAACAGGGGTAGCCCGGAGGGGTCCCCGAGCGCCACGGCTGGAATTGCATTCATACGGATGGGAGCTGCCTGCGGGGACCGAGCGAGGGCCGGCACCTGGGTCGCAGCAGCGGCGGTGTGACGCTGGCTTGGGGGTTACGGGGCGCTGGGGGAGGCTGCCCCCACCCTGCGGGGGGGGCGATCTCATAGCCTGCGAGTTCGGAGCACCGCACTCTCTGAACggaaaagggaggaggaagcaggagcagggctgacGGCGCGCGATGCGTCTCCGTTAGGAGATCGAGCGTCGGCGCGGGATGATGCGCCAGCGAGCGCAAGAGAGGAAGACCGAGGAGCTGGAGGTGATGGAGCTGGAAGACGAGGGCAGATCTGGAGAGGAGTCCGAGTCAGAGTCCGAGTACGAGGAGTACACAGACAGCGAGGATGAAATGGAGCCGCGGCTCAAACCCGTCTTCATCCGCAAGTAGGTGGCAGAGCGGGCAGCTGGGTGCCGCGCACAGATCTGCTCCtgcggggggggagggcagagagctgcagcGTCCTGACAGGGCACGGCTGGGCCTGAGCGGCAGCGCGGTTCCGACGGGGCTTTGGGCAGGTGCAGCGCAGTGGGAAGCGAGCAGCAAGCTCTGCCGTGCTCCACAGCCACGGGCAGGATCTTCTGCCACCTGTGCGTGCCTGCGGCCGCAGGgggagcaggccctgggctgggcaACACCAGAACTGAAGTAGCTCGCCAAAAGGCTGAAGGTTTCTGTGGCCCGTGCCTACAGGAAGGACCGAATCACGGTTCAGGAGCGAGAAGCAGAAGCCTTGaagcagaaggagctggagcaggaagCAAAGAGACTGGCAGAGGAGAGGCGCAAATACACGCTCAAGGTACCGCGGGGCAGGCTGGGGTCTGCGCGGGGCAGGCAGTGCAACGGGCTGAGCTCGGTCCTGCCTCCAGATCGTGGAGGAGGAAGCGaagaaggagctggaggagaacaAACGCTCGCTGGCAGCGCTGGATGCCCTCGACACTGACGACGAGAACGACGAGGAGGAGTACGAGGCCTGGAAAGTACGTGAGCTGAAGCGCATCAAACGGGACCGCGAAGAACGAGAAGCGTGAGTATTGTGTGCTCAGGCAGGAGGGGAGTGCCTGCGGCCCTGGGCCCCGCGGGGCAGCGGACAGTTGGGGCATCTCCTCCTGACCCCCTTTTGGCAGCGCGCTCTTGCCTAGAGAAAGCGTCCAAAAACCCTCGGGGCGCCGTTGCTCTGTTACGGAGCCAGTGACGGCGACCCCTCAGAAGGGCCccggtggcagcagctgccctgtctggggggtgcggggggccTGGGGCTCAGGGTTTTTCTCCTGCCCAGcatggaaaaggagaaggcGGAGATCGAGCGGATGCGGAACCTGACGGAGGAGGAGCGCCGCGCCGAGCTGCGGGCCAACGGCAAGGTCATCACCAACAAGGCCGTGAAGGGCAAATACAAGTTCCTGCAGAAGTACTACCACCGCGGCGCCTTCTTCATGGTGAGTGCTGCGGCCAGAGCCCGGTCCCGCGGCGGCGCCCTGTGGGACCACGCGGCTGCCGCGGGGGCGCTTCCCCTTGCGGTGTCCGGCCCGGGGCTGGGCCACGCGCGTGGGGCAAGGGCCAGCCCTCGGTGGCAGCGCGCGGCTGGAGTGACCGGGGTGACGTGAGCTGCCCGCCGGGGTGGCGGGACGGggtgagcagcagcacggcctTGCTCGAGTCCTGAGGGCGGGCGGGACCGCAGGCGCTGCGGCAGTCCCGGAGCGGAGCAGCGGCACCGGCTGCTGGGGGCTCTTCGCTGCTCCTGGCACTTGCCGGCAGAAGCTTGCAGCTCAGGCGGGTGTGCCCTTCCCCCGCAGGATGAGGACGAGGAGGTGTACAAGCGGGACTTCAGCGCCCCGACCCTCGAGGACCACTTCAACAAGACCATCCTGCCCAAAGTCATGCAGGTGGGTGCGGGCGGCTGACGGCCAGGGGCTTGTGCGCAGCGGGGGGAGGAGCCGTGGTGCGAGAGGGCAGGGTCCCCGCGTCTCCCCCGAGGGGCCGCTCACCGGCTTGGCCGCTCCCAGGTCAAGAACTTCGGGCGCTCGGGGCGGACGAAGTACACGCACTTGGTGGACCAGGACACCACCTCGTTTGACTCCGCCTGGGGCCAGGAGAGCGCCCAGAACACCAAGTTCTtcaagcagaaggcagcaggcgTGCGGGATGTCTTTGAGAGACCCTCAGCCAAGAAGCGGAAAACGACCTAAGGAGGTGCGCGGGAGGCGTCCCGAGGCTGACCGCCGGGCGGGAAGGCgctgctgtgccagctgcccgAGAGCCTGAGCAGGAACAGAGGGGACAAAACACTGCtgggccgcgccgcgccgttCTGTGCCCCTGCTCCGCGCCCTCCCCGGCGGCACGATGCGCCCGCACTGCGCAGCCGCGGCCTTCTCCACGCCTGGCTCCCGCGGAGGCTGCCGCCCGCCCGAGCCGCCCAGCCCCGGCTGTGTCACCGCCCCCCCACCCTGAAAGCGCCTCGGCAGCGCCGGGCACGGCTGTGCGGGAGCAcggcaccccctgcccccagcgCCCCCACCTTCAGAGGAACTGCGGACTTTTATGTCTGCTCCGTAGCATCTCCCTGTGCCCCGTACCCTCCCGCTGCCAGGTCGGGCCCCCTTCTTGGTTTGGAGCAGCTGTAACAACGTTTCCTAACCCTGTTTCTGCAGGGCTTGGCTTTTCTAcccgggcagggggaggggatTGTTTTGATTAAAGCGATTTTTTCCTAAGACTTGGGTAGCGGTGTCCGTGGAGGAGCCCGCCAGGCGCTCGGCTGCCCTCTGTGCCTCGCTCCGGGCGCAGACGTGCCGGTGCCCCCCCCGCAgtgcttcccctgccctgccacggCAGCAGGACggctgcaggggagcagcgTCCCCACAGCGCCGGCTCCCCTCCCCAGGAAAGGGGAGAGCCCCGCGTTAACGGGTGGGACGCAGGTGACGCTGTCACCGCTCCTCTGGGCTTCCTGCCTGCGCTCAGGGGTGGGGCAGGTGCCCAGGGGcaaggcaggggctgctccaggCTGGTCCCTGCCCGGCGCTCACGTCCTGGGTCTACAGCCGCCTGCACGTCCGGCCTCCAGCTGCGGCTGGCTCGCAGAGAAGGAAGCGGCAGCGGCGCTCTTGCGGCTGCCCCGTGCAGCCTGGCGT encodes:
- the MFAP1 gene encoding microfibrillar-associated protein 1 — its product is MSVPSALMKQPPIQSTAGAVPVRNEKGELSMEKVKVKRYVSGKRPDYAPMESSEEEDEEFQFIKKAKEQEAEPEEQEEEVANDPRLRRLQNRVTEDVEERLARHRKIVEPEVVGESDSEVEGEAWRLEREDTSEEEEEEIDDEEIERRRGMMRQRAQERKTEELEVMELEDEGRSGEESESESEYEEYTDSEDEMEPRLKPVFIRKKDRITVQEREAEALKQKELEQEAKRLAEERRKYTLKIVEEEAKKELEENKRSLAALDALDTDDENDEEEYEAWKVRELKRIKRDREEREAMEKEKAEIERMRNLTEEERRAELRANGKVITNKAVKGKYKFLQKYYHRGAFFMDEDEEVYKRDFSAPTLEDHFNKTILPKVMQVKNFGRSGRTKYTHLVDQDTTSFDSAWGQESAQNTKFFKQKAAGVRDVFERPSAKKRKTT